ATTTCCTACTTTTGCTGATTTCTTATGGGTCAGTTGATTAATCAGAGTTGACTTACCCACGTTAGGAATCCCTAGTACCATTAAACGTATCGTTTTTTGTTTCATGCCCTTGTCTAGCCATTTTTGCCGCTCACCACCAGTCACTTCCAAGAGGTAGTGGCGGAGCTTCTTTATTTCTTTATTATTTTTACTATCGATAGCAATGGCATCGGTATCTTTATTTCTTAAGTGATTTAGCCACAGTTTATTTTGATTCGGATCAGCTAAATCAGCTTTATTTAAGACTATTAAACGCTTTTTCTGTTGAATAATTTGATCAATCAAAGGATTTTTACTGGCTATGGGAATACGGGCATCACGAATTTCTACTACCCAATCCACACTCTTTAATTGTTCTTGAACTTGTCTTTTAGCCTTGGCCATGTGGCCAGGAAACCATTGTATTGTGCTCATTTTCTTCACCTTCCTCATAAGAAAAGGCAGCTACATCTTTGAAACTGCCTTCTCATCCATTCGATTATTCTATTACTCAATTCGGCCGGCTTCATCAAAAGGCCAAATCCTCCAATTGACTTCTCCGTAAATGAGATCACCAGCTACTGGCCCAAAAGCACGGCTGTCCTTTGAAACTGGTCGATTATCTCCCATTACAAAATAGGAATCTTCGGGAACTTTTTCAATAGTAAAATTTTCAGTCACTAATTTTCCGGGATTTTCGGCTTTTAATTCATTGAGATAAGGCTCATCGTACGCTTGGTCATTAATATATAATTGATTATCACGATATTCCACCTTGTCTCCTGGCATACCTATAACTCTTTTGATATATTTATCCCCGCTATTATCCGGAGCATCTAATACAACGATATCAAAACGATCCACATCCCCCAGGCGGCTAACGATGAGATGCTGGCCATCCTCCGTTGTGGGATTCATAGAGGCCCCTCTAACAGTAAATTGAAAACCGATGAAATGGCGAATCCCTAGATAGAGTAAGAGGGCAACCGCTACAATAATAATGATTTCTCCAATACCACTAAGAAATTTCTTCATCAATCTAAAACCTTCTTCTATTGTGCATGCTCAAGTAAATAGTCAACAGCTTTATCTTTTTGGGTATCGTGGGCTAAAATATAATCTCTTAACGCACGAGTTAAGGCTTGCGCAGTTTCATCATTCACTTGACCAGTTTTTTCAAGCTCATGATCTGCTTGGAAAGCCCCCAGGGCTGTCTGAGTCTGTTCATCAAATTTCCCTTGTACTTGATCAGATTCCAGATAGCCTAATAAGGCAAGTTGCGCTTGGATATTTTTTATTTTATCAGATTCTTCCCCTAATTGGTAATTTTGACTGCCATCAACTAAGGAAAGTTCTGAATAATCAGGGAGTTTGGCTTCGATATCTGGGCTAATACCTTGCTTATGGATCCAAGACCCATCAGGAGTTAACCAATGAGCATAAGTTATTTTTAATTGGTCCTTATCATCCAATTTGACCACTGTTTGTACGGTACCCTTACCAAAACTTTGACTGCCAATGACTGGAATATGGGCAGATTGCTGTAAGGCACCTGCTAGAATCTCAGAGGCACTTGCACTCCCCCTATCAATCAAGATGACACTGGGTTCATCA
This genomic window from Aerococcus sp. Group 1 contains:
- the lepB gene encoding signal peptidase I; translation: MKKFLSGIGEIIIIVAVALLLYLGIRHFIGFQFTVRGASMNPTTEDGQHLIVSRLGDVDRFDIVVLDAPDNSGDKYIKRVIGMPGDKVEYRDNQLYINDQAYDEPYLNELKAENPGKLVTENFTIEKVPEDSYFVMGDNRPVSKDSRAFGPVAGDLIYGEVNWRIWPFDEAGRIE
- the ylqF gene encoding ribosome biogenesis GTPase YlqF; the encoded protein is MSTIQWFPGHMAKAKRQVQEQLKSVDWVVEIRDARIPIASKNPLIDQIIQQKKRLIVLNKADLADPNQNKLWLNHLRNKDTDAIAIDSKNNKEIKKLRHYLLEVTGGERQKWLDKGMKQKTIRLMVLGIPNVGKSTLINQLTHKKSAKVGNRPGVTKGQQWVQIDKDFSLLDTPGILWPKFEDPLVGMNLALTGAIKDTHYYSDDIALYAMQFMMDYYMEDFCQFFNLSEEEAQPPYPELMMSLTNKMGMKDDYERFSDWLIREFRSGKIAPMTLDRYEDYRLDQTEEGSADD